A genomic segment from Drosophila willistoni isolate 14030-0811.24 chromosome 2L unlocalized genomic scaffold, UCI_dwil_1.1 Seg72.1, whole genome shotgun sequence encodes:
- the LOC26529104 gene encoding caspase-3, producing the protein MSENNKEFPKPIKLIPMLIPKPRYSHNSADATTTAAQKLIPTLRPMSNQSDAQAYIPLEPSTSSTNAILNESLVHLPQEPATNVNQNEIQVHLPQEPPINVNQNETQIHLPPEPSESFTASLLTNPNEKRLKPANVYILNHVKFDDRDEEREGSDKDVEKLTKTFKKFKCNVEEIRNATLETVQITASRLERENFEEHSALVIVILSHGTHNDMISARDKTYSLQEHIILPILKNPTLSKKPKLIFVQACKGGFVGFQPDSTSVHPNANEVFVFYSTFEGYLSWRHHKEGSPFIHALCKSLKEDGDTKDINVISKRVIDMVKNDTKGKQVPYVSKTLYKEYIFGHYMEN; encoded by the exons atgtcGGAGAACAACAAGGAGTTTCCAAAGCCGATTAAATTGATTCCTATGTTGATCCCTAAGCCTCGTTACAGTCATAATTCCGCGGATGCTACAACTACGGCCGCACAAAAGTTAATCCCAACATTGAGGCCAATGTCTAATCAAAGCGATGCCCAAGCTTACATTCCTCTAGAACCTTCAACAAGTTCTACAAACGCCATTCTAAACGAATCCCTGGTTCACTTGCCTCAAGAACCTGCCACAAACGTTAACCAAAACGAAATCCAGGTTCACTTGCCTCAAGAACCTCCCATAAACGTTAACCAAAACGAAACCCAGATTCACTTGCCTCCAGAACCTTCGGAAAGTTTCACTGCTTCTTTATTGACTAATCCTAATGAAAAAAGGTTAAAACCTGCTAATGTGTATATATTAAATCATGTAAAATTTGACGATCGGGATGAAGAACGCGAGGGTAGTGACAAGGATGTGGAAAAATTAacgaaaactttcaaaaaatttaaatgcaacgTGGAGGAAATACGTAACGCCACTTTAGAAACAGTTCAGATAACTGCAAGCAGAT TGGAGAGGGAGAACTTTGAGGAGCATTCTGCCTTGGTTATTGTTATCCTAAGCCATGGTACACATAACGACATGATTTCGGCCAGAGATAAGACGTATTCGTTGCAAGAACATATTATCCttccaattttaaaaaatccaACACTGTCCAAAAAACCAAAGTTGATCTTTGTGCAGGCTTGTAAGGGCGGCTTCGTAGGATTTCAACCGGACAGCACTTCTGTACATCCTAATGCAAATGAAGTTTTCGTATTCTACAGCACTTTTGAAGGATACCTTTCCTGGCGTCACCATAAGGAAGGTTCTCCTTTTATACATGCTCTATGTAAGTCTTTGAAAGAAGATGGAGATACCAAGGATATTAATGTCATATCGAAAAGAGTAATAGATATGGTCAAAAACGATACAAA GGGAAAACAGGTACCATATGTTAGTAAAACATTATACAAGGAATACATATTCGGACACTATATGGAAAATTAG
- the LOC6646001 gene encoding mucin-5AC produces the protein MSWFSKKKETDQSSETAPNWSLVEQDPRKNVRTTSAATSTTNTAVQNSTIFDHNNHTVTYLSTRQTVTHTQQAKVTEIVHRRTPSQAELEELFASMRMGKGATTTTTTTTSTGNSRSRPPSLNGVALRSTTNFKANATNSSGGAKRTSTIAKTEHTTVTQKNGKTVTQRVETQRVEVKPKSKWPPWSTQSSASSSSSSSATAPSSSTALKPYVSPYAHEKPSAFGYVSTYGQQNPLTTSFTPSTSFKPTTSSKILTSTSVPKPYSSYTAPTTAPSPISHFDAKGSLPQKPSTSSSTSSLSKIFAKKKLKPARVYIFNHEKFDTENEYRVGSAQDVKALRKVFEQFKCKVEVITNGTVATVRSTIRMLESKRFEEQSALVIVILTHGRRHDKLAAKDSDYSLDDDVIFPILRNRTLSDKPKLFFVQACKGSMEKGGFKTDAAQPHGAPNEIYKCYSTYEGYVSFRTEDGTPFIQTLCEALERSGKTKDIDSIMTDVRVVVKQATQDGQIPSVTSTLTSKYVFGDYL, from the exons ATGTCTTGGTTCAGCAAGAAAAAGGAAACTGATCAAAGCTCAGAAACGGCGCCCAATTGGTCTCTAGTTGAGCAGGATCCACGTAAAAATGTACGAACAACGAGTGCCGCCACCTCAACCACAAATACAGCGGTGCAAAATTCGACCATATTCGATCATAATAATCATACGGTAACTTACCTGTCCACACGACAAACGGTGACGCATACCCAGCAGGCCAAAGTGACGGAGATTGTACACCGACGTACACCAAGTCAGGCCGAATTGGAAGAGCTCTTTGCAAGCATGCGCATGGGTAAAGGGGctacaacgacaacaacaacaacaacatcaactgGCAATTCACGATCACGACCACCCAGTCTAAACGGTGTGGCTTTGCGTTcaacaacaaatttcaagGCCAATGCAACAAACTCATCGGGAGGAGCCAAACGGACTAGCACAATAGCTAAAACAGAACACACAACGGTGACGCAGAAAAATGGCAAAACGGTTACTCAGCGTGTGGAAACGCAACGTGTTGAGGTGAAACCGAAGAGCAAATGGCCACCATGGTCAACCCAATCATCGGCGTCCTcttcgtcgtcatcgtcggcAACAGCGCCAAGTTCAAGTACAGCTCTCAAGCCTTATGTGTCGCCCTATGCACACGAGAAACCATCTGCATTTGGTTATGTCTCGACATATGGCCAACAGAATCCATTGACTACCTCTTTCACACCGTCTACCTCATTTAAGCCAACTACATCTAGCAAAATACTGACCTCTACCTCGGTGCCAAAGCCCTACAGCAGTTACACAGCGCCCACAACAGCGCCCTCGCCCATTAGCCATTTTGATGCCAAGGGCAGCCTTCCTCAGAAACCATCAACTAGCTCGTCCACTTCTTCCCTATCCAAGATATTTGCCAAGAAAAAACTAAAGCCCGCTCGCGTCTACATTTTCAATCATGAAAAATTCGACACTGAGAATGAATATCGGGTTGGCAGTGCCCAGGATGTGAAGGCATTGCGCAAAGTATTCGAGCAATTCAAATGCAAGGTTGAGGTAATAACCAATGGCACAGTTGCCACCGTTAGGAGCACAATCAGAATGT TGGAATCGAAAAGATTTGAGGAGCAATCGGCCTTGGTTATTGTTATCCTCACTCATGGAAGACGTCACGACAAGCTTGCGGCCAAAGATTCGGATTACTCGCTGGACGACGATGTCATTTTTCCCATTCTACGCAATCGTACGCTCTCGGATAaaccaaaattattttttgttcagGCCTGCAAGGGATCCATGGAAAAGGGAGGCTTTAAAACAGATGCCGCCCAACCGCATGGTGCTCCAAATGAGATTTACAAATGCTACAGCACCTATGAGGGCTACGTGTCCTTTCGCACTGAGGATGGCACACCATTTATACAAACCTTATGTGAGGCTTTAGAAAGATCGGGAAAGACAAAAGATATTGACTCCATAATGACAGATGTACGAGTTGTGGTTAAACAAGCAACCCA GGATGGCCAGATACCATCGGTAACTAGCACATTGACATCAAAATACGTTTTCGGTGATTACTTGTAA
- the LOC111519064 gene encoding caspase-like → MGDTNDRNRLISMCLPKSNQSSQPRATNIYQNDAKAYSSPKPSTSSGTSSSPKKKLRPAKALIFNHQNFDNPKYNRPGSRHDVNALNKVLKDKYKCDTDVIPDATVAEVKSVMDEMMKKNFEEHSALVTIVLSHGDQNETIMAKDGKYSLDKDILHPILKNQTLVDKPKIFFVQTCKGEIIGYRMDFPFSPSEVFIFYSSFEGYVSWINRNGSIFIQTLCEVLERDGETKDIDAIMGKVIATVKNTRIIQDEQQIPSVLTTLTQKYCFGDYMHNKS, encoded by the exons atgggCGACACCAACGACCGCAACAGGCTTATCTCAATGTGTTTGCCAAAGTCTAACCAAAGCAGCCAACCAAGAGCTACTAACATTTACCAAAACGATGCAAAAGCTTACTCTTCTCCAAAACCCTCGACTAGTTCGGGTACTTCTTCTTCACCAAAGAAGAAACTTAGGCCTGCTAAAGCTTTAATATTCAATCATCAAAATTTCGACAATCCGAAATATAATCGCCCCGGAAGCCGCCATGATGTAAATGCATTAAATAAAGTTTTGAAAGACAAATATAAATGCGATACTGACGTCATCCCGGATGCAACAGTTGCCGAGGTTAAAAGTGTGATGGATGAAA TGATGAAGAAGAACTTTGAGGAGCATTCTGCCTTGGTTACTATTGTTCTTAGCCACGGTGACCAAAACGAAACAATTATGGCCAAAGATGGAAAGTACTCGCTGGACAAAGATATACTCCAtccaattttaaaaaatcagaCCCTTGTGGATAAACCAAAGATATTCTTCGTGCAGACTTGCAAAGGAGAAATTATAGGATATAGAATGGACTTCCCTTTCAGTCCAAGCGAAGTTTTCATATTCTATAGCAGTTTTGAAGGTTACGTTTCCTGGATTAACAGGAATGGATCAATTTTTATACAAACTCTCTGTGAGGTTttagagagagatggagagaccAAGGATATTGATGCCATAATGGGAAAAGTCATAGCTACGGTAAAAAATACAAGAATAATACAAGA cGAGCAGCAGATTCCATCGGTTCTCACAACATTGACACAAAAATACTGTTTTGGAGATTATATGCACAATAAATCATAG
- the LOC111519060 gene encoding caspase-3-like, protein MSENNKEFPKPIKLIPMLIPKPCYSHNSGDATTTAARNLIPILRPMSNQSDAIAYIPLEPSTSSTNAILNEAPVQLPQEPPINVNQNEIQVHLPQEPPINVNQNEAPVQLPQEPSTNAIQNEAQVHEPQDPPINVNQNEIRVHLPPESSKSSTASLLTNPNEKRLKPANVYIFNHVKFDDRDQEREGSDKDVEKLTKTFKKFKCNVEKIRNATLETVQITASRLERENFEEHSALVIVVLSHGGQNETIMAKDGEYSLHKDILHPILKNQTLNDKPKIFFVQTCKGKIIGYRTDSTSSPSDVYICYSTFEGFVSWLHRINGSFFIQTLCEVLEKDGETKDIDAIMGKVIATVKNTRIIQDEQQIPSVTTTLTQKYCFGDYMHNYS, encoded by the exons atgtcGGAGAACAACAAGGAGTTTCCAAAGCCGATTAAATTGATTCCTATGTTGATCCCTAAGCCTTGCTACAGTCATAATTCCGGGGATGCTACAACTACGGCCGCAAGAAACCTAATCCCAATATTGAGGCCAATGTCTAATCAAAGCGATGCCATAGCTTACATTCCTCTAGAACCTTCAACAAGTTCTACAAACGCCATTCTAAACGAAGCCCCGGTTCAGTTGCCTCAAGAACCTCCCATAAACGTAAACCAAAACGAAATCCAGGTTCACTTGCCTCAAGAACCTCCCATAAACGTTAACCAAAACGAAGCCCCGGTTCAGTTGCCTCAAGAACCTTCCACTAACGCCATTCAAAACGAAGCCCAGGTTCACGAGCCTCAAGACCCTCCCATCAACGTTAACCAAAACGAAATCCGGGTTCACTTGCCTCCAGAATCTTCGAAAAGTTCCACTGCTTCTTTATTGACTAATCCTAATGAAAAAAGGCTAAAACCTGCTAATGTGTATATATTCAATCATGTAAAGTTTGACGATCGGGATCAAGAACGCGAGGGTAGTGACAAGGATGTGGAGAAATTAacgaaaactttcaaaaaatttaaatgcaacgTGGAGAAAATACGTAACGCCACTTTGGAAACAGTTCAAATAACTGCAAGTAGAT TGGAGAGGGAGAACTTTGAGGAACATTCTGCCTTGGTTATTGTTGTTCTTAGCCACGGTGGCCAAAACGAAACAATTATGGCCAAAGATGGAGAGTACTCGCTGCACAAAGATATACTCCAtccaattttaaaaaatcagaCTCTGAACGATAAACCGAAGATATTCTTCGTTCAGACTTGCAAAGGAAAAATTATAGGATATAGAACGGACTCCACTTCTAGTCCAAGCGATGTTTACATATGCTATAGCACTTTTGAAGGTTTCGTTTCCTGGCTTCACCGCATAAATGGTTCATTTTTTATACAAACTCTCTGTGAGGTTTTAGAGAAAGATGGAGAGACCAAGGATATTGATGCCATAATGGGAAAAGTCATAGCTACGGTAAAAAATACAAGAATAATACAAGA cGAGCAGCAGATTCCATCGGTTACCACAACATTGACACAAAAATACTGTTTTGGAGATTATATGCACAATTATTCATAA